One genomic window of Xanthobacter dioxanivorans includes the following:
- a CDS encoding polyhydroxyalkanoic acid system family protein codes for MGQPFTASIPHRLGQAEAVRRLQVGLTTVRDRFGRHITLLEEVWTGAHLDFRIAALTQTANGTLDVTDDAVHLSVELPFLLDLLARKAQGLIKKQGTLMLEKK; via the coding sequence ATGGGACAGCCCTTCACCGCCTCCATTCCGCACCGCCTCGGCCAGGCGGAGGCGGTGCGGCGACTTCAGGTCGGGCTCACCACCGTGCGCGACCGCTTCGGCCGCCACATCACCCTCCTCGAGGAGGTGTGGACCGGCGCGCACCTGGACTTCCGCATCGCCGCCCTCACCCAGACCGCAAACGGCACCCTGGACGTGACCGATGATGCCGTTCACCTCTCGGTGGAGCTGCCCTTCCTCCTCGACCTGCTGGCCCGCAAGGCGCAGGGGCTGATCAAGAAGCAGGGCACGCTGATGCTGGAGAAGAAATAG
- a CDS encoding class I SAM-dependent methyltransferase, whose product MGAAGSEGGVHSHDSHVAEMFGPQAAAYVASAVHARGADLEALAALVEDLRPARLLDLGCGGGHVSFTAAPHSGAVVAYDLSADMLGAVTAEAQRRGFDNIVTQQGVAERLPFADGSFDLVASRYSAHHWRDVPAAMHEARRVLKDEGRMVIMDVIAPDWPVADSFLQAVEILRDPSHGRDYSEAEWVDFAETARLRVTRTARRRLRLEFASWVARIRTPDLHVAAIRSLFAGAAAEVASHFEFEPDGSFTLDTLTLELEAA is encoded by the coding sequence ATGGGGGCGGCGGGTTCGGAAGGCGGCGTGCACAGCCATGACAGCCACGTGGCCGAGATGTTCGGGCCGCAGGCGGCGGCCTATGTGGCGAGCGCGGTGCATGCGCGTGGCGCCGATCTCGAAGCACTGGCGGCACTGGTCGAGGATCTGCGCCCGGCCCGGCTGCTGGACCTCGGCTGCGGCGGCGGCCATGTGAGCTTCACCGCCGCGCCCCATTCCGGCGCCGTGGTGGCCTACGACCTTTCCGCCGACATGCTGGGCGCCGTCACGGCGGAGGCGCAGCGGCGCGGCTTCGACAATATCGTCACCCAGCAGGGCGTGGCCGAACGCCTGCCTTTCGCCGACGGCAGCTTCGACCTGGTGGCCTCCCGCTACAGCGCGCACCACTGGCGCGACGTGCCGGCGGCGATGCATGAGGCGCGGCGCGTGCTGAAGGACGAGGGCCGGATGGTGATCATGGACGTGATCGCCCCCGACTGGCCCGTGGCGGACAGCTTCCTCCAGGCGGTGGAGATCCTGCGCGATCCCTCGCACGGCCGGGATTACAGCGAGGCGGAATGGGTGGATTTCGCGGAGACCGCCCGCCTGCGGGTGACGCGCACCGCGCGCCGGCGCCTGCGGCTGGAATTTGCCTCCTGGGTCGCCCGCATCCGCACGCCGGACCTGCACGTGGCCGCGATCCGTTCCCTGTTCGCCGGGGCGGCCGCGGAGGTGGCCAGCCATTTCGAGTTCGAGCCGGACGGTTCCTTCACCCTCGACACCCTGACCCTGGAGCTGGAAGCGGCGTGA
- a CDS encoding YifB family Mg chelatase-like AAA ATPase, with protein sequence MIQRVATVAFEGVEARPVDVQVHVAAGLPAFTIVGLPDKAVTEAKERVRAALIASGLALPARRITVNLAPADLPKEGSHYDLPIALGLMAAIGAIPSDALDGFTVVGELALDGAIAAVAGALPAAIGANARGHGLICPAPCGAEAAWASPDMEILAPQSLIQLANHMTGRQVMGRPEPRMKAPGETMLDLRDVKGQETAKRALEVAAAGGHNLLFIGPPGAGKSMLAQRLPSILPSLSPAEMLDVSMIASVAGAIEDGALMDRRPFRAPHHSASMAAMVGGGAKAKPGEVSLAHNGVLFLDELPEFSPQVLDSLRQPLESGEVLIARANHRVTYPARFQLIAAMNPCRCGRAGEPGFTCKRGPRCADEYQARLSGPFLDRIDLHLEVPAVSASDLVLPAPTEGSREVAARVALAREIQMERYAALGRPDVRTNAAASGPLLEQVAVPDAAGAALLRDAADAMRLSARGYHRVLKVARTLADLDGAEGVGRRHLAEALAYRAAAERPRAAA encoded by the coding sequence GTGATCCAGCGGGTTGCGACGGTCGCATTCGAAGGGGTGGAGGCGCGCCCCGTGGACGTGCAGGTGCACGTGGCCGCGGGCCTTCCGGCCTTCACCATCGTGGGGCTGCCGGACAAGGCGGTGACCGAGGCGAAGGAACGCGTGCGCGCCGCCCTCATCGCCTCCGGGCTCGCGCTTCCCGCGCGGCGCATCACCGTGAACCTCGCCCCGGCCGACCTGCCCAAGGAGGGTTCGCATTACGACCTGCCCATCGCCCTCGGGCTGATGGCAGCCATCGGCGCCATCCCGTCGGACGCCCTCGACGGCTTCACGGTGGTGGGTGAGCTGGCGCTGGACGGGGCCATCGCCGCGGTGGCCGGCGCGCTGCCCGCCGCCATCGGCGCGAACGCCCGTGGCCATGGCCTGATCTGCCCGGCGCCCTGCGGCGCGGAGGCCGCCTGGGCGAGCCCGGACATGGAGATCCTCGCGCCCCAATCCCTCATCCAGCTGGCCAACCACATGACCGGCCGGCAGGTGATGGGACGGCCCGAACCGAGGATGAAGGCGCCGGGGGAAACCATGCTCGACCTGAGGGATGTGAAGGGCCAGGAGACCGCAAAGCGTGCCCTCGAGGTCGCGGCGGCGGGCGGGCACAACCTTCTCTTCATTGGTCCGCCCGGCGCGGGAAAGTCCATGCTGGCGCAGCGGCTTCCCTCGATCCTGCCATCTTTGTCGCCGGCCGAGATGCTGGATGTGTCCATGATCGCCTCGGTGGCCGGAGCGATCGAGGACGGCGCCCTCATGGATCGCCGCCCGTTCCGCGCGCCCCACCACTCCGCCAGCATGGCCGCCATGGTCGGCGGCGGCGCCAAGGCGAAGCCGGGCGAGGTCTCCCTCGCCCATAACGGCGTCCTGTTCCTCGACGAATTGCCGGAATTCTCGCCCCAGGTGCTGGATTCGCTGCGCCAGCCGCTGGAGAGCGGCGAGGTGCTGATTGCGCGGGCCAATCACCGCGTCACCTATCCCGCGCGGTTCCAGCTGATCGCCGCCATGAACCCCTGCCGATGCGGCCGGGCGGGGGAGCCCGGCTTCACCTGCAAGCGGGGGCCGCGCTGCGCGGATGAATACCAGGCGCGACTCTCCGGCCCCTTCCTCGATCGCATCGACCTGCATCTGGAGGTGCCGGCCGTCTCCGCCTCCGACCTGGTCCTGCCGGCGCCCACCGAAGGCTCGCGGGAGGTGGCGGCGCGGGTGGCTCTGGCGCGGGAAATCCAGATGGAGCGCTACGCCGCTCTCGGGCGGCCGGACGTGCGGACCAATGCCGCCGCCTCCGGCCCCCTTCTGGAGCAGGTGGCGGTCCCGGACGCCGCGGGCGCAGCCTTGCTGCGCGATGCGGCGGACGCCATGCGTCTCAGCGCCCGCGGCTACCACAGGGTGCTCAAGGTGGCGCGGACCCTCGCCGACCTCGACGGGGCGGAAGGCGTCGGCCGGCGCCATCTCGCGGAAGCGCTGGCCTACCGCGCCGCCGCCGAGCGCCCGCGTGCCGCCGCCTGA
- a CDS encoding GNAT family N-acetyltransferase produces MFDKFAPRPVPAKPGLPTPQKLVADLRAYSGIRHKDALPPDDDGLVLGRLGALEVRLARTARDVRRAQRLRYKVFYEEMSAVPDAGTRLARRDMDSFDSICEHLLVLDHEAGKVVLGRRKPKVVGTYRLLRQEVARRHGGFYTQGEFDVNGVIAAHPDLKFLELGRSCVLKPYRNKRTVELLWHGVWTYILRNKIDAMFGCASLEGTNPDALALPLSFLHHNALAPEEWRARAVESRYVAMDRMARTEISPKAALQALPPLIKGYLRLGGFVGDGAVVDHQFGTTDVLIILPVSVISPRYVEHFGPTANRHAI; encoded by the coding sequence TTGTTTGACAAATTCGCACCCAGGCCGGTTCCCGCCAAGCCGGGCTTGCCCACGCCGCAGAAGCTGGTGGCGGACCTGCGCGCCTATTCGGGCATCCGCCACAAGGACGCCCTGCCGCCGGACGATGATGGCCTCGTCCTGGGGCGCCTCGGCGCCCTCGAGGTGCGGCTGGCGCGCACCGCGCGGGACGTGCGCCGCGCCCAGCGCCTGCGCTACAAGGTCTTCTACGAAGAGATGTCGGCGGTGCCGGACGCCGGCACCCGCCTCGCCCGACGCGACATGGACAGCTTCGATTCCATCTGCGAGCACCTGCTCGTCCTCGATCACGAGGCGGGAAAGGTGGTGCTGGGCCGGCGCAAGCCAAAGGTGGTTGGCACTTACCGTCTGCTGCGGCAGGAAGTGGCCCGGCGCCACGGCGGCTTCTATACCCAGGGCGAGTTCGACGTGAACGGCGTCATCGCCGCCCATCCGGACCTGAAATTCCTGGAGCTCGGCCGCTCCTGCGTGCTCAAGCCATACCGCAACAAGCGCACGGTGGAACTGCTCTGGCACGGGGTGTGGACCTACATCCTGCGCAACAAGATCGACGCCATGTTCGGCTGCGCCAGCCTGGAGGGCACGAACCCCGACGCCCTCGCGTTGCCCCTCTCCTTCCTCCACCACAACGCACTGGCCCCCGAGGAATGGCGCGCCCGCGCCGTCGAGAGCCGGTACGTGGCCATGGACCGCATGGCCAGGACGGAGATCAGCCCCAAGGCCGCGCTGCAGGCATTGCCACCGCTCATCAAGGGCTATCTGCGCCTCGGCGGTTTCGTCGGCGACGGCGCGGTGGTGGACCACCAGTTCGGTACCACCGACGTGCTCATCATCCTGCCGGTGTCGGTCATCAGCCCGCGCTACGTGGAGCATTTCGGGCCCACCGCGAACCGCCACGCCATCTGA
- the arfB gene encoding alternative ribosome rescue aminoacyl-tRNA hydrolase ArfB: MIEITSRIAIPEDEIELVFVRASGPGGQNVNKVSSAVQLRFDAAGSAHLPEGVKNRLVRLAGRRMTQDGVIVIQAQRFRTQERNREDAISRLVELIRSATVVAPVRRPTRPTLASKERRLASKERRGQVKSLRRDKPPAD, encoded by the coding sequence ATGATCGAGATCACCTCCCGCATCGCCATTCCCGAGGATGAGATCGAGCTTGTCTTCGTGCGCGCCTCCGGCCCCGGCGGGCAGAACGTGAACAAGGTATCGAGCGCCGTGCAGCTGCGCTTCGACGCAGCCGGCTCGGCGCATCTGCCGGAGGGCGTGAAAAACCGTCTCGTCCGCCTCGCCGGCCGGCGCATGACCCAGGATGGGGTCATCGTCATCCAGGCGCAGCGCTTTCGCACCCAGGAACGCAACCGCGAGGACGCCATATCCCGCCTGGTTGAACTGATCCGCAGCGCCACCGTGGTGGCCCCGGTGCGGCGGCCGACGCGTCCCACCCTGGCATCCAAGGAAAGGCGGCTCGCATCCAAGGAGCGCCGGGGCCAGGTGAAGTCGCTGCGCCGCGACAAGCCGCCGGCGGACTGA
- the recN gene encoding DNA repair protein RecN — MLAALSIRDIVLIEKLDLTLSEGLTVLTGETGAGKSILLDAVSLALGGRGDGALVRHGVAKGQVTLTFDLAADHPAHAILAGAELPDEGPLVIRRIQMADGRTRASVNEEPVSVQTLRLIGASLVELHGQHADRAMVDPASHRALLDAFGGLAPDAAGLGLLWRAWRDALAIAREERARLEAAAREADYIRHAVEELSALAPAAGEEALLSERRTAMMRAEKIAGDLDEALDAVAGGSSPVPSLAAAVRRLERRAGEAQDLIRPAVEAIDQALDALESARAHLEAALADAAFEPAELERIEERLFALRAAARKYGAGVDDLPGVAARFAAELERLDQGAATLARHEQAVAAAEAAYRAAADALSRARHGAAARLDDAVGAELPPLKLERATFLCRVASDPAAAGPDGWDQVEFWVCTNPGSRPGPMMKVASGGELARFLLALKVVLADRGSAPTLIFDEIDTGVGGAVADAIGQRLGRLAGKVQVLCVTHAPQVAARARHHLLIAKASADGAAGAEAPVTTRVAALSAATRREEIARMLAGATVTQEARAAADRLLKAAR, encoded by the coding sequence ATGCTGGCTGCGCTCTCGATCCGGGACATCGTCCTCATCGAGAAGCTCGATCTCACCCTCTCGGAAGGCCTTACGGTCCTCACGGGTGAGACGGGTGCTGGCAAGTCGATCCTGCTCGATGCCGTGTCCCTGGCCCTCGGCGGCCGGGGCGACGGGGCCCTCGTCCGCCATGGCGTCGCCAAGGGGCAGGTGACCCTCACCTTCGATCTCGCCGCCGATCATCCCGCCCATGCGATCCTCGCCGGCGCCGAGCTGCCGGACGAAGGCCCCCTCGTCATCCGCCGCATCCAGATGGCTGACGGGCGCACCCGCGCCAGCGTCAACGAGGAACCGGTGAGCGTGCAGACCCTGCGCCTCATCGGCGCCAGCCTCGTGGAGCTGCACGGCCAGCACGCCGACCGGGCCATGGTGGACCCGGCCAGCCACCGGGCCCTGCTCGACGCTTTCGGCGGACTGGCCCCGGACGCCGCCGGCCTCGGCCTCCTGTGGCGTGCCTGGCGCGATGCGCTGGCCATCGCCCGCGAGGAGCGCGCCCGCCTGGAAGCCGCCGCGCGCGAGGCGGACTATATCCGCCATGCGGTGGAGGAGCTCTCGGCGCTCGCGCCCGCCGCCGGCGAGGAAGCGCTCCTCTCCGAGCGGCGCACCGCCATGATGCGCGCCGAGAAGATCGCCGGAGACCTCGACGAGGCCCTCGATGCGGTGGCCGGCGGCAGCTCTCCCGTGCCGTCCCTCGCCGCCGCCGTGCGTCGTCTGGAACGGCGGGCCGGCGAGGCGCAGGACCTGATTCGCCCGGCGGTGGAGGCCATCGACCAGGCCCTCGACGCCCTTGAGAGCGCGCGCGCCCATCTCGAGGCGGCACTCGCCGACGCGGCGTTCGAGCCGGCGGAGCTGGAGCGCATCGAGGAGCGCCTGTTCGCCCTGCGCGCCGCCGCCCGCAAATATGGCGCGGGTGTCGATGACCTGCCCGGCGTGGCGGCCCGTTTTGCCGCCGAGCTGGAGCGGCTGGATCAGGGCGCCGCCACCCTCGCGCGCCACGAACAGGCGGTGGCGGCCGCCGAGGCGGCCTATCGCGCCGCGGCCGACGCCCTTTCCCGCGCCCGGCACGGGGCGGCGGCCCGGCTCGACGACGCGGTGGGTGCGGAACTGCCGCCGCTGAAGCTCGAGCGGGCGACCTTCCTCTGCCGCGTCGCCAGTGATCCCGCCGCGGCGGGGCCGGACGGCTGGGACCAGGTGGAGTTCTGGGTCTGCACCAATCCGGGTTCCCGGCCGGGGCCGATGATGAAGGTGGCGTCGGGCGGCGAGCTCGCCCGCTTTCTGCTCGCCCTGAAGGTGGTGCTCGCCGATCGCGGCTCCGCGCCCACCCTCATCTTCGACGAGATCGACACCGGGGTCGGCGGAGCGGTGGCGGACGCCATCGGGCAGCGGCTCGGCCGGCTGGCGGGGAAGGTGCAGGTGCTGTGCGTGACCCATGCCCCGCAGGTGGCGGCGCGGGCCCGGCATCATCTGCTCATCGCCAAGGCGAGCGCCGACGGTGCGGCCGGGGCCGAGGCGCCGGTCACGACGCGGGTCGCCGCCCTCAGCGCCGCCACCCGCCGCGAGGAGATCGCCCGCATGCTGGCCGGCGCCACAGTGACCCAGGAGGCGCGCGCCGCCGCCGACCGCCTGCTGAAGGCGGCGCGCTGA